The Couchioplanes caeruleus nucleotide sequence GCGGGGTTCACGGTGCTGGCACTGACGCCGGCGGACCACGCCCTCCCGCTGCAACGCCTCGACGCGGCTCAGCGCGCCCGCCCGGCACTGCTGCTGGGCGCGGAGGGCCCGGGCCTGTCCCGCCACGCCCTGGCGGCCAGCGACATCCCGGTACGCCTCCCGATGCGCCGCGGCGTCGACTCGCTGAACGTGGCGGCCGCGGCGGCGGTCGCCTTCTGGGAGCTGAGCCGCGACGACGACCTGTGACCGCGCTCGCCCCTCACCTCAGGCCGTGACGGCGAGCCCCGACGACTCTCACCCTTCCCAGCCCCCGCGGCAACCGCGAGCCGCGACGGCGCTCACGCTCCCCAACGCCAGCCGTGACCCCTAGCCGCAACGGCGCTCGCCCCTCCCCCACCCCGCCGCGACCGCGAGCCGCGACGGCGGCGGCCCGGCGGCGGCCCGGCGGCGGCCCGGCGGCGGCCCGGCGGCGGCCCGGCGGCGGCCCGGCGGCGGCCCGGCGGCGGCCCGGCGGCGGCCCGGCGGCGGCCCGGCGGCGGCCCGGCGGCGGCCCGGCGGCGGCCCGGCGGCGGCCCGGCGGCGGCCCGGCGGCGGCCCGGCGGCGGCCCGGCGGCGGCCCGGCGGCGGCGATTGTCCTGAGAGGATGGTCAGCTGGGAGGGATCAGGCGGGAGCCCGTCCATGCCAGACCCATGCCCGCGGCCAGCAGGAGCAGCGCACCCACCGTCGGCAGCGGCCGGACCGCGTAGGAGCCCGCGCCGATCGACACCGCCGCGAGGATGAGCAGCACCCCGTCGGCCGGATTGACCAGCCTGGACCGCAGCACCGCCCAGCCCAGCAGCAGCCACCCGGCGCCCACGACCGCCGCGGCGACCATCGACGCCGTCCGGAGCTGCCCGGCCGGCACGCCCACCGGCTCGACGCCCGTAGCGGTCGGCAGCGCGGTCAGCGGTAGCCACAGTGCCGCCCCGGCCAGGCCGACGAGCAGGCCCGCCACCGCCGTCCGGCGCGTCCGCGACCCCGCCAGCAGTCCGGCCAGCGCGACCATCGCCACCGTGCACAGCCAGCCGGCGGCCACCTCGACGACGAGCGGGCCGGGCGGGGTGGCGATGCCCAGAGTGGACCAGCCGTACAGGGCCGCGCCGGCCGGCAGGGCCCAGAGGGCGTTACGGGCGTACCGGCGTACCGACCAGATCCAGACGGCTTCGCGGACCGGCAGCAGATGGTCGTCGGCGGCCGACGGGCGGGCGCCGCCCACCCAGGCCGGCGCGACGCGCAGCGGCCGGCCGCTGGCGGTCTGGTGCTGACTGATGCTCATGGCTCCGCCTTGACTGGGCTCAGGCTTGAGCGGCCGGGGGCACCGTTCGGGAATCCTGGGTCCACCATGGCAAAACCCCGCGCACCGGCGCGGGGTTTTTCGATATTCGCTACGATCCCGCACCCGGGCGGGTGGCGACCCGTCCCGGACGAAGCCGGCGGGGCGGGCGGGGAGCCGCCGGACCGGCGCGGACCGCGTGGTCGCGGCCCGCGCCGGATCCGATCAGGCGCGCTCGGGCTCGCCGGCGCCGTTGTAGTCGGCCGAGCCCAGCGCCGCGGACGGCGGTACCGGCTCGGGCGCCGGGAGACTCTTGGTGCTGTTGCCGTCTCCCGAGACCTGGGCCTCGGCGGCCCGGACCTGCTCGTTGACCGCCTGCGCCTCGTCGGCCGCCGCCTGCGCCGCCGCCGCGGCCTCGCGTTCCACCGCGCCGGAATCGACCGACTCCGACGGCTTGTCGCCGACCATGTTGGCGAGGCCGCCGAGGGCGCCGCCGAGCCCTTCCAGGGCCTTGTTCAGCTCGGCCGGCACGATCCACACCTTGTTGGCCGAGCCGTTGGCGATCTGCGGCAGGGCCTGGAGGTACTGGTACGCGAGGACCTTCTGCGACGGGTTCGCCGTGTGGATCGCGTCGAAGACCGTACGGATGGCCTTGGCCTGGCCCTCGGCCTGCAGGATGCGGGCCTGGCGGTCACCGTCGGCGCGCAGGACCTGGGACTGCTTCTCGCCCTCCGCGGTGAGGATGGCGGCCTGCTTGTGGCCCTCGGCGTTGAGGATCGTGGCGCGGCGTTCACGTTCCGCGCGCATCTGCTTCTCCATGGAGTCGCGGATGCTGGGCGGCGGCTCGATCGCCTTGATCTCCACGCGGGTGACCTTGATGCCCCAGCGGCCGGTGGTCTCGTCGAGGACGCTGGAGAGGTGCCGGTTGATCTCCTCGCGGCTGGTCAGGGCGCGTTCCAGGTCGAGCGAGCCGATGACGTTGCGCAGGGTGGTGACGGTGAGCTGCTCGATGGCCTGCAGGAAGTTCGAGATCTCGTACGTGGCCCGGACCGGGTCGACGACCTTGAAGTAGAGCACCGTGTCGATGCTGACGACGAGGTTGTCGGAGGTGATGACCGGCTGGGGCGGGAAGCTGACGACCTGCTCCCGCATGTCGACCTTGGTACGCACCGCGTCGACGAACGGCACCAGCAGGTTGAGGCCGGGCGAGAGGGTGCGCTTGTACTTGCCGAGCCGTTCGACCACGTCCATGCGCTGCTGGGGAACGATCCGGACGGACCGGACAAGCGTGATCACCGCGAACAGGGCGATCACGAAGATGAGTACACCGATCACGACTTCCATGGGTGCCTCTCTAAAGGTTGGGCATGTCGTCGCGCCACACGATGGCGGTGGCGCCCTTGACCTTGATCACCCGGACACGTTCGCCGGGCAGGTATTTCTCGTCCGCGTCGAACGACCGCGCGGTCCACAGCTCGCCGTCGATCTTCACCATGCCACGGTCGGCGCCGACCTCCTCGAGGACCGTCGCCTGGGAGCCCTCGATCGCCTCGATCCCGAACGGCGTCTCGCCGGACTCGAGGGCGGACTGCTGGTGCCGCATGATGATGGGGCGGATCGCGCCGACGGAGAGACCGGACACGATGGCGAAGACGATGACCTGGACGAGGACGTTAGCCCCGAGCGCCGCGGCGCCGGCGGCCGCGAGGGCGCCGGCGGCGAAGAAGATGACGAGGAAGGTCGCGGCGAAGGCCTCGCCGATCGCGAGGGCGATGGCGAGGACCAACCAGAGGACAGCTTCCACACTCTGATCGTGACACGTCCGTGCACGAGCAGCGACATCGCGTTGCATCCATTTGCGGCGTAGCCCAGATCCGCCTCGCGCAGTTGTACCCATGACCGCCCATCAGGAAGGCTCACCGTGTCCCTGCTGCCGGAAACCGGCCGACGCGTCACCGGGATCGTCGCCCGCGCCCAGGCCGCCGGCCGCGCCCCCTCGCTGGCGCTCGCGGTGGTCCGCGACCGTGCGTTGCTGCACTTCACCGGCGCCGGGGAGACGCCACCGCCGGACCCGAAGACGCAGTACCGGCTCGGCTCGATCACGAAGACGCTGACCGCGACGATGATCATGCAGCTGCGCGATGAGGGCTTCTTCGCCCTGGACGACCTCCTGTACCGGCATCTGCCGGGCACCCCGGTGGGCGGCATCACACTGCGGCAGCTGCTGGGCCACGTCTCCGGCCTGCAGCGCGAGCCCGCCGGGCCGTGGTGGGAGCGGCGGGCCGGCGGCAACGTGGACCAGCTGCTGGCCGACCTCGAGTTCGACAAGATCGCCATGCCGCCGTTCCGGACGTACCACTACTCCAATCTGGCGTACGGGCTGCTCGGGGCGGTGCTGCACCGGGTCACCGGCGAGTCCTGGGCGGACCTGGTCACCAAGCGCGTGCTCGACCCGCTCGGCATGAAGCGCACCACGTACCACCCGGTCGAGCCGTACGCCCGCGGCTACGTGGTGCACTCGCTGGACGGCGGCCTGCACGAGGAGCCACGGCCCGACACGGGCGCGATGGCCCCGGCCGGGCAGCTGTGGTCCACGGTCACCGACATGGCGAAGTGGGCGTCGTTCCTCGCCGATCCGGCCCCGGCGGTGCTGGCCCGCGCCACGGTCGACGAGATGTGCACGCCCGTCGTCATGCAGGACGAGGCCTGGACCGCCGGGCACGGGCTCGGCCCGGAGCTCAACCGGGTCGGCGAACGGGTGTACGTGGGCCACGGCGGTTCGATGCCGGGGTACGTGTCGCAGCTGCTCGTGCACCGGCCGTCGCGCGTCGGGGTGGTCGCCTTCGCCAACTCGTACGGCCTGCGCGGCACCAGCATCCGCGCGGTGGCGCTGGAGGTCCTGACCGCGGTGCTGGACGCCGAGCCGGCCCAGCCGCAGCCGTGGAAGCCGATGCCGGCGCCGGCGGGCGAGGCGGCCGAGCTGTGCGGGCGCTGGTGGTGGATGGGCGGCGAGTACGAGGTCACCGCCGACGGCGAGGAGCTGACGATGGCACCGGTGGGCGCCGCGGCCCGGGCACCGTGGCGCTTCGTCCGGGAAGCGCCGGACCGGTGGCGGGGCACGGCCGGCTCCAACACGGGCGAGATCCTCGAGGTCCTGCGCGGCCCGGACGGCGCCGTGGAGAAGATCGACATCGCGACGTTCGTGTTCGGCCGCGACCCGCGCCACCTCGCCTAAGCCGGCTCCGTCACGAAGTCGATCAGGCGTTCCATGGCGTTGATCAGGGGCGTCTCGACGTCCTTGTAGCTGTTCACGCTGCCCAGGATCCGCCGCCACATGTCGGCCGGCTGCGCCACGCCCACGGCCCGGCAGACGCCCTCCTTCCACGGCTGTCCCGGCGGCACGACCGGCCACTGCCGCAGCCCGACCCGCTCCGGCTTGACCGCCTGCCACACGTCCACGTACGGGTGCCCGGTGACCAGCACGTCCGGGTCCTTGACCGCGGCGACGATCCGGCTCTCCTTCGAGCCCGGCACGAGGTGGTCGACCAGCACGCCGACCCGGCGCCCACGGGCCGGGCGGAAGTCGCGGACCGCGCCGGCGAGGTCGTCGATGCCGTCCAGCGGCTCCACGACCACGCCCTCGATGCGCAGGTCGTCGCCCCAGATCCGCTCGATGAGGGCGGCGTCGTGGATGCCCTCCACCCAGATGCGGGAGGCCTTGGCGACCTGGGCGCGTACGCCCTCGACCGCCACCGAGCCGGAGGCCGTCGTCCGCCGCTGGGGCGCGACGGGCGCCGCGGCCGCCTTGCGCAGCGTCACGACCTGCCCCTCGACCAGGAACGCGGCGGGGTCGAGCGGGAAGTTGCGGCGCTTGCCGTGCCGGTCCTCCAGCACCACCGCGCCGTACTCGAACCCGACGACGGCGCCGCAGAAGCCGGAGCCGGCGTCCTCCACCACCATGCCCGGCTCCACGTCCACCTCGGGCACGGCCTTGCGCCGGCGCCAGTTGCCCGCGAGCACATCCTCCCCATACATGACGGGCACGGTAACTCGTCCGGCCGGACACGCCGGTCCGACGCTCCGGCGCAAGACAACCCCGGCGCGAGCCACGTACCCTGGCTCGCATGTCCCCCGCAGCAGATGCGGCGACCCTGACGGCCCGCCGGTCCACCCGGCTCGTCGCCTGGGTACGCGCCTGGCGCGCCGGCCTCGTCCCGTTCGACGAGCTGGCCGACGAGATCGCCGGCGACGAGGAGCACCTCGTCGCCGATGCCCCCGGCACCTGGACCGACGTGCCGCTGGGGCAGGCGCTGCCCGCGTTCGCCAAGCTGCATCCCGACGAGATCCGCCTCGTCCTGCCCGCGCCCGGCGACCCGCGCGGCCTGCCCGCCAAGAGCGAGCTGACCGGGCCCGCGATGCTCGCCGGCGAGGCTGTGACGACGCCCACGTTCGGCGTCGTGCCGGAGGTGCGCCGGCACACCTCGGGCTCCGGGGTGGAGTTCGAGACGGTGCTGTGGCGCTTCTACCCGGTGACCGACTACCGGCCGGTCTTCCAGATGGGCTCGGCGGAGGCCGAGGCCGAGCTGACCCGCGCGCTGGCCGAGGCCACCACGCAGCTGACCCGGCTCGACGTCGCCCAGTGGCGCCCGGAGCTGGCGGGCGCGCTGCAGGCGCTGCGCCGCCCGGAGAGCACGGCGACGCTGCCGCCCGGCTTCGACCCGCGGTCGCGCCGGCTGTTCGCGCGCGCCAGCATCCTCGACCAGGTTCTCGCGCTGGCCGAGCACAACGCCCCCGGCGGGGCCATCAACGGCTACGAGGCACAGCAGCGTGACGCGGCGCTGCGGCCCCTGACGACGGCGTGCCGCCAGGCCCTGGTCGCGGCGTGCAACTCCCCGCTGCATGCCTGACCGCTACGCGCACTGCACGTTCTGCGGGGCGCGCTTCACCCCGGGCCAGCCGTGGCCGCGTCGCTGCGCCGCGTGCGGCGAGACCAGCTACGTCAACCCGGCGCCGGTGGCGGTCGCCGTCCAGCCGGTCGGCGGCGGCCTGCTGGTCATCCGCCGGGGCATCCCGCCGGCCGCGGGGCGCCTCGCCCTCCCGGGCGGCTTCATCGACATCGGCGAGACCTGGCAGCAGGCCGCGGCCCGGGAGCTGCGCGAGGAGACCGGCCTGACGGCCGACCCCGATGGCGTACGCCTCTACGACACGATCAGCGCCCCGGACGGCACGCTGCTGGTGTTCGGCCTGTTCCCGTCGCTCGCCACGGAGGCGGAGCTCCCGGAGCCCGCGCCGGACGACGAGACGCTCGGCCGGCAGGTGCTGCACCGGCCCGAGCCGCTCGGTTTCGACCTGCACACCCGCGTGGCGGACAGGTGGTTCGCGCAGGTGGCAGCCGGCATGTGACCGCCGGCGCTCAGCTGCGGAAGACCGCCGCGAGGTCGTGCAGGCGGGCGGCCGTACCGGTCAGGTCGCCGACCGCGCGGTGCGTCTCCTCGGCGGCGCCGCGCACCTCCTGGGCCGCCGTGCTCACCGCCACGATGGCCTGGCTGATCTGCTCGGCGCCGCTGCTGACCGTGCCCGCACCCTCGACCATCGTGCCGGTGGTGGCGGTCTGCTCCTCCACCGCCGCCGCGATGGTCAGCTGGTGCTCGGCGATGGCGCCGATGACGGCCGAGAAGCCACCGACGGCCTGGACGGCCTCGCCGGTGTCGTGCTGGATGCCCTCGATGCGCCGGGCGATCTCCTCGGTGGCCTGCGCGGTGGCCTGCGCCAGCTCCTTCACCTCGCCGGCCACGATGGCGAAGCCGCGGCCCGCCTCGCCGGCCCGCGCCGCCTCGATGGTGGCGTTGAGGGCGAGCAGGTTCGTCTGCGCGGCGATCGCGTTGATCGTCCGCAGCACCTCGTTGATCTCCTGGGCGGAGTCGCGCAGCCGGGTCACGTTGCCGGTGGCGACGCCCACGCCGGTCACCGCCTCGTCGGTCATCCGCGAGACGTCCGACGTGTTCGTGCTGATCTCCTCGATGGCGGCGCGCATCTGGTGGGTGCCCTCCGCGATCGCACCGACCTCGTCGCTCGTCCGGCGCGCCGACCGCGCCACGGTCTCCAGCTCGCCGGCGGTGGCGTCGGCGGCCCGGGCCATCGTGCTGCTGGCGCGCTGCAGCGTACCCGCGGATCCGTTGACCTCCTCGACCGCGCGCCGGATGCCGGCGACGGTGTCCTGGAAGCGGTCCATCATCGTGTTGTACGCCTCGGCCATCTGGCCGAGCTCGTCCTTGCCCACGACCGGCATCCGTCCGCCGAGGTCGCCGGCGGCGGCCGACTGGATCACCGTGGCGTCGGCGCGCAGCAGGCGCACGATGCTCGACCAGACCGACACCTGCATGAGCAGACCGATCGGGGCGAGCACCACGGGCAGCCACAGCCCGAGCGTGGCGAGCAGCTCGAGGTCCGATCGGGCGGACGAGCCGGCCGGCAGCGCACCGGCGGCCGAGCCGGCCACGCGATGGGCGAACACACCCAGTCCGATCACCCCGCCGACGGTGCTGAGCAGGGCGATGGAGGTGCGGAGCTTGGTCGGCAGCCGGTCGAGGAGAGAGAACATGCCCGCCTCATCGGCCACGGCACGGCCGAGTTGAGGCGACAGGGTTCAGCAGCGGACCGCGAGCCGGGCCGCGACGAGCGTCTCGAGCAGGTCGCCGAGCTGGTCCAGCTCCCCCTGGTCCAGCGGGGCGAAGGTCTCGGCGAACACCCGGTCGGCGCGGCCCTGGCCCTCCTGGCGCAGCCGCTCGCCCAGCTCGGTGAGCCGGTGCCGCACCACCCGGCCCGGGCCGGGCATCCGCTGCAGCAGGCCGCGGTCGACCATGCGGGCCGCGAGCGAGCCGAAGGACTGGTCGGTCTGGAACGTCAGCTGGGCCAGCTCGTGCAGCGACGCCTCGGGATGCCGGGCGAGGTGCCGCAGCGTGTCCCACTGCACGAGCGAGATGCCCAGGTCGGCCAGGGACGCGCTGAGCGCCCGATGGTGTGCGTGCTGCAGGCGCTTCACCAGCAGCGCGACCTCTGGCGCCGTACGAACCATGGTTGCTGTCCCGTCCCCGACCTCGAAGGTGTACCGAGCGGACAGGTTCGCCAGAAACGGGCGCGGCAAACGCGATCAGAGGAATTCGTCGAGCAGACTCGCCAGCCGGACCGGTGTCTCGTACATCGCGTAGTGCCCGGCCCCGGCCAGAATCTCCAGCCGGGCGTTCGGGTACGCGGTGAGCCAGGTGGCCCGCGTCGTCTCCGCCCCCAGCGCGGGATCGTGCTCGCCGACGATCGCCAGGGCGGGCACCGGGTTCCCGGCGACCCGGTCGGCGAAGTCCGTCCGCGCCCACGCCGGCAGGTACGCCCCGAACGCCTCGGCAGAGCTGGACGCGAGGCTCTCGTCGACCATCGTGTCCAGCCAGTGCGAGGACAGCCGGTTGCCGGTGGTCAGGTCGATGATCGTCTTGCGGCTCGCCCGGTCGTTCGCCGCCGAGTCGAACAGCGCCCAGCCCTGCTCGTCGAAGGGCACGCCGCCGGCCGGCACCGGACTGATGCCGACCAGGTGGGTGACCCGGTCCGGGGCGTCGGCCAGCACGTGCTGCGCGGCGCTGCCGCCCATCGAGTGGCCGACCACGGCGAACCGGTCCCAGCCGAGGTCGTCGGCGACCGCCAGCGCGTCCCGGCTGATCTCGGCGATGCTGTGCTCGCCGGCCACGTCGCGCCGCTCGCCGTAGCCCCGGTAGTCGGGGAACGCCCAGGTGAACCGGTCGGGGTCGATCAGCTGCGGCAGGAAACCCCAGCCGCGGGACGAGCCGAACCAGCCGTGCAACGCCAGAACGTGTACGGGTCCACTGCCCACAGTCAGCACCATGCCCGCATTATTCTGGCAGTCTGGGCCGATGCACAGTCGCATGGAGACGGTGAGCCGGGCGCTTCAGCCGTACGTGGACGCCGGTGACCTGGCCGGCGCCGTCGCCCTGACCGCGCACGGCGACGGGGTGGACGTGGTCTGCTGCGGCGTCCGCGACCTGGCGACCGGCGCGCCGATGACCCGGGACACCATCTTCCGGATCGCGTCGGTGACCAAGCCGCTCGCCGCCGCCGTGGCGCTGACCCTGGTCGAGGACGGCACGTTCCGCCTCGACGAGCCGGTCGACAGCTGGCTGCCGGAGCTCGCCGGGCGGCCGGTGCTGCGGACGCTCGCCTCGCCGCTCGACGACGTGGTGCCCCAGGCCCGGCCGATCACCGTCCGCGACGTGCTGGCGTACACCCACGGGTACGGCGTGGTGATGGCGCCGCCGGGGACGTACCCGATTCAGGACCGCATCGACGAGCTGGGGGTGGGCCCGGGCCCCGATCCGGCGCCGTTCCCGCTCGACGAGTGGATGGCGCGGCTGGGCACGCTGCCGATGCTGCACCAGCCGGGCGAGGGCTGGACGTACCACGGCGGCGGCGACGTCCTCGGGGCGCTGCTGGTGCGCGCCTCCGGCCGGGACCTGGAGACGCTCCTGCGCGAGCGGCTGTCCGGGCCGCTGGGCATGCGCGACACGACGTTCGGCGTCACGGACCCGGGGCGGCTCGCGCAGACGTACCGGCCGGGACCGGCGGGGCTCGAGGTCCGCGAGGAGCCGCCGGGACGCTGGGCGCCGCCGCTGCGCCAGTCGGGCGCCACCGGGCTCACGTCGACCGTCGACGACCTGCTCGCCTTCGGCCGCATGCTGCTGGCCGGCGGCGGTGACGTGCTGTCCCCCGCCTCGGTCCGGCTGATGACCACGGATCGCCTGACGGATGCCGAGAAGGCCGGCGCGCTGTGGCTGCCGGACTTCGGGAAGGCGTACAGCTGGGGCTTCGGCGCCTCGGTCATCACGGGTGCGGCTCCCGGCGGCCCGGCGGTGGGCAGTTACGGCTGGACCGGCGGGCTCGGCACGGCTGCGTACGTCGATCTGCGCGGCGGCCGGGTCAACGTGCTGCTGACCCAGCGCGAGATGACCAGCCCGGTCCCGGACCCCTACGCCACGGCCTTCTGGCGCGCGGTGGCCTAACGCCCGGCGGCTTCGCGTACGCCTCGCAGCAGCCGCGCCACGAAGAACCGGTGCGCGCCCGAGCCGATGACCAGCGCCCGGTACGCGACCCCGTGCACACCCGGGAACTCCGCGTACGTCCGCGCGCCGAGCCGCGTCCCGCCGTCCTCCTCGGTGAGCGTCAGCACGAGCTGGTATCGGGAGAAGTAGTGGCGGCCGGCGAGCCGCAGAAGCCGTCCGGGCACGGCCTCGGTGACCTCGAAGCCGGGCAGCGTGGACCCTTCCGCGAGGGGCCCGCCGGAGAAGCCCCGGGGGCGGGCGCCGATGAGACGGGCGTACGTCTCCGCATCGGCGAACCGGGGAACCCGCGCGCACAGCAGCTCCCACGCGACCGGCGCGGGGGCGGGCACGGTCGTGTGCTGCTCGTCGACGAACGGCAGTCCGGTCTCCGCGTCCATGCGCCCTCCCGGACGCAATATACGGTCGCCGGGTGTCACCGGATCACGGTGACCCCGGCGTCCGCGGACCGGCCGGGAGCGCGGAACCGGCCAGGAGGCGTCAGTACGTCAGCGTCCCCCGGAGCAGGCTCTTGCCGGAGTGCGCGGCGTCGCCGTCGTGCGCCTCGTCGGAGACGTCGACGAGGCGGTACCGGTTGAGGTCGGTGCCGGGCGGCACGGGCAGCACCGCCTCCGGGCGGGCCGGCAGGTTGCCCAGCGACAGCATCTTTGTGGTGTCGTCCGGGTCGATCAGCCACACCTCGTGGAAGCCGGTGGTCAGCGGCAGGTTCTGCACGTCGACCACGACCTCGTCGTCGGAGAGCACCCGGACGTCGCCGCGCGCGTCCGGCGGCGCGCTCGGCAGCGGCGCGAGCGTCGCCCGGGCGGTGACGTCCGCGGCCGGCGGCCGGTCCAGCCCGCGCATCACCACGGCGGTACCGGCTATGCCGATCACCGCGGCGGCCGCGGCGGCCAGCACCGGGGCGAGCCAGCGGCGGCGGTCACCGGACGGGATCCGGCGCAGGCGGCGCCGCGGCAAGGCGGTGGGCGCGGTGGCCCGCGCCACCTCGGCCTGGATCCCGGCCCACACGCTCTCCGGCGGTGGCGGCAAATCGCGCATGTCGGCGGACTCGGCTCCCAGCTCGGCGACGTGTTCCAGGGTCCGCAGCTCATCCCGGCAGGTGGCGCAGCCGGCCAGGTGGGCCGACTCGTGTTCGTCGGCGGCCTCCTCAGCGAGCGAGAGAAGGACCAGCCGATCGGGGTCCAGATGCTGCACCGTCCACCTCCCAACGTCGACGCAGGTTCGCCATCCCCCGGCGAATGTGACTCTTCACGGTGCCCAGCGGCAAACCGGTCACCGCGGCGATCTGCGGATGGGTGAGATCGTCGAAGAACGCGAGCTCCAGCGTGCGGCGTTGCTCGCTGGGCAGCCGGTTCAGCTCGTCGGCGATGACGAGCCGGTCGACGACGCGCTCCGGGCTGTCGGCCGCGGTGGCGGGCACCGGCTGCGACCGTACGGTGTCGGTGATCCGCTCGTCGCGCGCCGCGGACCGCAGGCGGTCGACGGCCTTGCGCCGCGCGATGCCGAGCAGCCAGCCCAGCAGCGAGCCGCGCTCGGGGTCGAACGTCTCCCGTCCCATCCAGGCCGCCACGAACGTGGCCTGGGTGACGTCCTCGGCGTCCGCCCGGTTCCCCAGCAACCGGACGCCCAGCACGAGCACCGCCGAGCCGTGCCGCTCGTACGCCGCACGCAGTGCCTTCTCGTCGCCGTCGCGAAACCGCTCGGCGAGCTCCTCCCCCGGAACCATCCACCCCCCTTCCCACAGTCGTTCACCCGGGGATACGCCCGCCGCGACGCGGGCGGATGCACTTGATCGACTTTCTTTTTCCTGCATCCGTCCGCGCCGGCGGCGCCGAAACCCCCGGTGATCCAACCGAGAGCACCACCTCGACACCGGAGGAAGTCCCATGCGCATTCTGCACCCCCGCCGCGCGGCGGCGGCCGGCGTCGCCGCCCTCGTGGCGTTCGGCGGCCTCAGCGCGGTCACGACCGGCCCCGCGCTGGCCGCCTCGTCG carries:
- a CDS encoding RNA polymerase sigma factor, which encodes MVPGEELAERFRDGDEKALRAAYERHGSAVLVLGVRLLGNRADAEDVTQATFVAAWMGRETFDPERGSLLGWLLGIARRKAVDRLRSAARDERITDTVRSQPVPATAADSPERVVDRLVIADELNRLPSEQRRTLELAFFDDLTHPQIAAVTGLPLGTVKSHIRRGMANLRRRWEVDGAASGPRSAGPSLAR